A stretch of the Massilia sp. W12 genome encodes the following:
- a CDS encoding ABC transporter permease: MLMPLLRGVWAYRGFVLGSVKREFQVKYRYSLLGALWAILQPLAQILVYTVVFSQLMQARLPGAQNSASYSIYLCAGILSWGLFSEIATRAQTVFLDHANLMKKISFPRFCLPVIVVLNALLNFSIIFTLFTLYLLLSGNFPGLAYLALFPVLGLVCLLAIGLGMLLGVLNVFFRDVGQFFSIFIQFWFWLTPIVYAPQILPAEVRAWLAYNPMAHLLGACQQIVLANQWPDWLALAPSAGFALLCCIAGLALFRKRAGEMVDEL, encoded by the coding sequence ATGTTGATGCCCTTACTGCGCGGCGTATGGGCTTATCGCGGCTTTGTGCTGGGCAGCGTCAAGCGCGAATTCCAGGTCAAATACCGCTATTCCCTGCTGGGTGCGTTGTGGGCCATCTTGCAGCCGCTGGCGCAGATTCTGGTGTACACCGTGGTGTTTTCACAGTTGATGCAAGCGCGCCTGCCCGGTGCGCAAAACAGCGCGTCTTACAGCATCTATCTGTGCGCCGGCATTCTGTCATGGGGCTTGTTTTCGGAAATCGCAACGCGCGCGCAAACGGTGTTTCTTGACCATGCGAATCTGATGAAGAAAATCAGCTTCCCGCGCTTTTGCCTGCCGGTGATTGTGGTCTTGAATGCCCTGCTCAACTTCAGCATCATCTTTACCCTGTTTACGCTCTATCTTCTGCTGAGCGGGAATTTTCCCGGCCTGGCTTATCTGGCGCTGTTCCCGGTGCTGGGCCTGGTCTGCCTGCTGGCCATCGGCCTGGGCATGCTGCTGGGTGTGCTGAATGTGTTTTTCCGCGATGTCGGACAATTTTTTTCCATCTTTATCCAATTCTGGTTTTGGCTGACGCCGATTGTGTATGCGCCGCAAATCCTGCCGGCGGAAGTGCGCGCATGGCTGGCGTATAACCCGATGGCGCATTTGCTCGGCGCCTGTCAGCAGATTGTGCTGGCGAATCAATGGCCGGATTGGCTGGCGCTGGCGCCGTCCGCCGGCTTTGCTCTGCTGTGCTGCATCGCCGGTCTGGCCCTGTTCCGCAAGCGCGCCGGCGAAATGGTTGATGAGTTGTAA